Genomic DNA from uncultured Methanospirillum sp.:
TACATGAGTATCCTATATCAGTTAATGCCTTTTCCATTAGGCTGTGAGCAGCAAAGCATACCTCCGGGGTTGATGTTCCCTGTATCCAGCCGATCCCAACTGTTGCAGGTTCAATCGTTCTTGAGACAAACCCATCAACCTGGATGGTCAGGTCAGATTTCACAAGCATACCGCAGATGTAGGTAAATATCCCATTCTCTTCTGAGTAATCTGACATCCACCCGACATAGGCATCATTGAAAAGGTACTCCTTGTGCTCCATCAGATGTTCAAATATGTCATCAGAAAAACATTCTTCCCAGAATTTAGGTATTGGATTCGTTTCAGGTGTATTGGGTACTGGTACAGTAATCTGTTTACCAAGTACATAGACTTCCGGAAACTCACACACTTCACATTTTATGATTTTTGCCATTTTTAATCCCAATATTAGAGAATTTTCAGAGTATCGTTACATGGCCTGACATATCAATATAATGGCAACTTCTACCCCGGTTTTTTTACCAGATACAATGTGAGATCAGTATTCATGGGCGTAATGTAAGAGTATTTCCCGGTACAGTCTCTCTCTGTTTGAAAATAATGCTGGAAGATCTTTGATGGGGAGAATCATGATACAATCAGGTTTTACCCGATTATAACGGTAAAAAAACCTGTATGGCCGGTATGTGAAATAACTCTCATCATGACTCTGACAGGTGCATACACCTGATCTGATGGTGAGGCCTCTCGGTAACAGGAGGCCCTATCTCATGATTCAAATAGTCTCAACAAGATAACAAATGGATATCATTATTACCACAAAAAAGTGATGGATTAATATGGGTATATTGACCATATCCCGCAAATTATCAGTGATAGCGCTTATTTTGGTGCTATCATGTATTTGTATCACAAATGCGGACAGTCAGATCTGGAACATTTCATATGTCAAGGAACACATCCCGGGTGACATGATAGTCTCTGAAAAGAGTATCGAGGAGATGTTTAATCCACAGGTTGTTCCATATGAAGATGATTCCTCCTTTATTCATGCGCTATCCGGTGATGGATTCACTGTGCAGCAGGGCGCAATGGCCAAAGTGGATCTTGTAAAATATGCAGAGTTCGGATTGATTCCTGATGCAGAAGGGAATAATGCTGATAATCCGTATTACAGTATTGCACTCCCGAGATCTCCCGGTCAGACTGTCATAAATGATAATGAGTGTCCGAATGGTCTGAGTAGAAATGTCCGGTTAAATCCGGATGAGGCAGTCGTCTTAATCGGGAAAACGCCATCAAATGTAACCTTCTATAACTTCCCGTTGTTTATGATCTACCGTACAATACAGTCGGAGAGGGCGTTTTTATTCGGTGGCCTTGGTGATACTATCAACATCGGATCAGTCAAGGAGCAGACTGGATCATCAGATGGATTGGGTGTCCCGATTATGATCATCTATTCTGCAGACAAAACCGTTGCAGAAAAGGTGAAGTCTGTAGCCGAAGCATCAGGGTATCCTGAAAGTATGATCACCATCATGGAGATCCCGTCACCCATGGTTCACATGGGACTTGCTGAAGATGACGACTCTTTTGCCTGTGGTATCAGAACTGCTGTATTCAGCAGCCCTCAAGCAAAACAGGACTACATGGACAATATTAACACCATGGTGAGAGGGTACCGGATCACACCGAATACGTCAGGATCTCTCGACCCATTCCCGGTTAAGGACCTGAGAGTGAGAGGAACCGGAACTACCGAATTCGATCTCCTCCCGGCGGTTTCAAGACTTCGTGATGCCATCATCGAGGCATACCCAAATTGTTCATACAAGGAACCTGAAACCGGTATCGCCTTCCCTGAAAGTTCACAGGTGCTGCAGAACAATGAGAAGGCTTATGGAGAGAGCAGGGATGCTGCATACCTTGGAAGCCAGAACTTTACACTTCAGCCCGGAGAGTTTGCCATATCGTACGGAGTGAATCATATGGCGAGTGGAAAGGCGATATACAGTAATGTCGTAGCCTATGGGGCCGAAAAACTTAACGGAGTCGCTTCTGCTGACAGTACGGCATATACCGGGTCTGCTTCACGATATCTCAAGGATGACCCTGATGCAGATAAATTGTATACATACACCATCACAAGAGCCAACTCGACCGAACCGTACACCCTGGTTATTCCACAGGGACCATACTTACAGGGGATTCCAGTAAACCAGAAGATGTGGATCGGATGGAGGGCATACATGGAAGAGGAGACAAATGTCGGCCCCACGTATCCAGAACTCGTATATGACAAGGTCATTGTATTTACCCCGAAATAACTCTCCTTTCTCTCCTTCTTTTAGTTGCATAACCAGGGGTAATCGCTATCCTCATAAGAGGTTTCGTAGTTGTAATAATGTAATCAGATCTCAAAAAATGGCTTATTTTCTTGATTCTCTGGATCACTCTTTTTTCAGATTGCATAATACAGAGAAGTTATCTGTTTCATCAACAAGAAGGACAAGTTCCATACGGTCAGGTGAGAGAAGATACCCTGTATCCTGTCCGGTCCCGTATTCGGCAATATGAAGCGTCTTCATATCATGGGCAATGACACCTGAAAACCGGTATTCCCTGGTCGGGTCTACCCCTGATACGATGAGTGTTCCGTTAAAAATTCTGCCTTCCTGCTGCCCGATGCTGAGGATATACTGATAATCACCTGCGTGAAAATATCCTGGTTCTGAATGAAATCCTTCAGACGTTCCGGTCCAGTTCCCAACCAGGTCTGGAATCGAAGACTCATCAGCCATTCCTCCTGTAGTTCCAACTCCCATTATAAGCAGAAGGACCATCATAACCCTGATTTTGATCATAGAAGATAATAGGTGATATCTGACATAATAATGTCGAAATCCGCTCGATCATCCAAATGTCCTGTATTATACATTGCTTGCGTCTGGCACCAGAATGGACCGGGTGGCTGATTAATCCTGAGTACTCCTGGTTTCGCAATAAGACCCTTATTTTTCTTTGAATCTGATCTCCATACGCTTGTTGATAAGGAAACTAAAATAATTAGAGAGTTTGCAATAACTATGAGCAAGTTACCAAATCTGATCTTTAGGTGGGTTTAATCGCCATCCTCTTAAGAATATACAATTTTTGTTCAAATAGGAAGAGATGTATACTTGAGCCACTAATGCAAGGTACTCTGATCTGCTTTTACAAAATTTATTTGATCATAATATTTTTTAAACCCAGATATCAGGGCGAATAGGTGAAACTATGAGTCATGATAAAAAGAAAGCCAAAAAAGTAATTGGTCAGGCACAAGTGGTTGCAGAGTCAGTAAATCCTGAAAAAATTTCAGTCCCTGACATTAAAAGTAGTTCTAAAGGGCAATCAAGATCAAAAAAATGATAATTCAAACCACAGTAACATTAACCATTTAATTATTTTTATTTTCTTATTTTTCCGTTTTTTTCGTATGTAAGCGCAGATCGGAAAGTATGAATGTAGTTTCAAAACCTCCGCAGTATTCCCTTGTTTGATCAGTATATTACCCTTACTGAGTAGAGGATCAACGGTACTGGTTGGAATAATTGGATTTATTTTCTAGATTCTAACCACACATATTTATAGAACTATAAGTCAATGCTAACTCACTATCGGGGAGGTTCAATAATGTCAACACAACTTGGTGGGCAGCCGATTTATATTCTTAAACAAGGCAGTTCCCGGAACCGGGGCCGTGATGCTCAAAGTATGAATATCACCGCTGCAAAGGCGGTTGCTAATGCGGTCCGTACTACACTTGGCCCGAAAGGGATGGATAAAATGCTTGTCGATTCGATAGGCGATGTGGTCATCACCAACGATGGATTTACTATCCTCAGTGAGATGGACATTGAACAACCGGCAGCGAAGATGATGGTGGAGATCGCGAAAACTCAGGACACTGAAGTTGGCGATGGTACCACCACTGCGGTTGTTATTGCTGGAGAACTTCTCAAGCGTTCCGAAGACCTCATAGAACTTGGAATCCACCCGACTGTTATCGTGCAGGGCTACCGGATGGCATCCGAGAAAGCCCAGGATATCCTCAAGGGTTTGGCGATATCAATGAAACCATCTGATACCGGCATACTTAAAAAGATAGCAGAGACAGCTATGGCTGGGAAAGGTTCAGAATCTGCAAATCTTTTACTCTGTGATCTTGTTTCAACGGCTGTTACCCGTGTCTCCGATTCAGATGGCTCGGTGGATATTGATAATATCAAGATTGAGAAAAAAGTTGGCGGGTCGATTGAAGACTCAGAAATTATCATGGGTATCGTTCTTGAAAAAGAGAGAGTCCACCCGGGTATGCCTACAAAAATTACCAAAGCAAAAATTCTGCTTTTAAACGTTGGAGTTGAGTATAAAAAAACAGAAGTTGACGCTGAGATAACGATCACCCGGCCTGATCAGATGCAGGCCTTCATAAACGAAGAAGAACGGATGATCAAGAAGATTGCTGATGCGATTATCAAAACCGGAGCTAATGTGGTTATTAGTCAGAAGGCAATTGAAGACACAGCTCAGCATCAACTTGCAAAGGCTGGAATATTAGCTATCAGGCGGGTCAAAGGCAGTGACATGGACAAACTGGCTCTGGCTACCGGTGCTACCATTGTTTCAAGTATTGATGAAATATCTGTTAAAGAACTTGGATTTGCCGGGATAGTCGAGGAGCGAAAGATTCTGGGAGATGATATGATTTTTATTGAGGAATGTAAAAACCCCAAAGCAGTCTCTATCATCATTCGCGGAGGAACAGAACATGTCATTGCAGAATATGGCCGTGCCATAGAAGATGCCGTTCGGGTAGTTTCCACTGTTCTTGAGGATAAGAAATTTGTTGCCGGTGGTGGTGCTCCTGAAATTGAGTTGTCTCTCCGTCTCAGGGAATACGGGTCTTCAGTAGGGGGTCGTGCCCAACTTGCTATCGAAGCCTTTGCTGCGTCGCTTGAGATTATTCCCCGGACTCTTGCAGAAAATGCAGGTCTTGACCCGATTGATATGATTGTTGCATTACGTGCTGCTCATGAGAAGGGTGAGACAACTTCCGGTCTGAATGTTTTCGAAGGAAAACCCGTGGATATGCTCAAAGAAGGAGTCATTGAGCCACTCCGGGTTAAAATCCAGGCCATTGTGAGTGCAACAGAAGCAGCAGGTATGATACTGAGAATTGATGATATTATCAAATCTGCAAAATCAGCAGCTCCGGCAATGCCACCGGGTGGTATGGGGGAGATGGGCGGAATGGGGATGTAACTAGTCTCTCTATCAAAATTTACCTTTGTTTTGGTTCAAATTTGATCAATCCTATTTTCAATTTTTAT
This window encodes:
- a CDS encoding effector binding domain-containing protein — translated: MAKIIKCEVCEFPEVYVLGKQITVPVPNTPETNPIPKFWEECFSDDIFEHLMEHKEYLFNDAYVGWMSDYSEENGIFTYICGMLVKSDLTIQVDGFVSRTIEPATVGIGWIQGTSTPEVCFAAHSLMEKALTDIGYSCKNPVWCMEVYNCPRFTQPDENGNIILDYYVPCVQT
- the thsA gene encoding thermosome subunit alpha; this translates as MSTQLGGQPIYILKQGSSRNRGRDAQSMNITAAKAVANAVRTTLGPKGMDKMLVDSIGDVVITNDGFTILSEMDIEQPAAKMMVEIAKTQDTEVGDGTTTAVVIAGELLKRSEDLIELGIHPTVIVQGYRMASEKAQDILKGLAISMKPSDTGILKKIAETAMAGKGSESANLLLCDLVSTAVTRVSDSDGSVDIDNIKIEKKVGGSIEDSEIIMGIVLEKERVHPGMPTKITKAKILLLNVGVEYKKTEVDAEITITRPDQMQAFINEEERMIKKIADAIIKTGANVVISQKAIEDTAQHQLAKAGILAIRRVKGSDMDKLALATGATIVSSIDEISVKELGFAGIVEERKILGDDMIFIEECKNPKAVSIIIRGGTEHVIAEYGRAIEDAVRVVSTVLEDKKFVAGGGAPEIELSLRLREYGSSVGGRAQLAIEAFAASLEIIPRTLAENAGLDPIDMIVALRAAHEKGETTSGLNVFEGKPVDMLKEGVIEPLRVKIQAIVSATEAAGMILRIDDIIKSAKSAAPAMPPGGMGEMGGMGM